From a single Vigna unguiculata cultivar IT97K-499-35 unplaced genomic scaffold, ASM411807v1 contig_3, whole genome shotgun sequence genomic region:
- the LOC114171575 gene encoding uncharacterized protein LOC114171575, with amino-acid sequence MILALIKVLKKRIPPFTLMSRRGTAEEKTAKSDPIYRNRLVNMLVNRILKHGKKSLAYQILYRAMKKIQQKTETNPLSVLRQAIRGVTPDIAVKARRVGGSTHQVPVEIGSAQGKALAIRWLLGASRKRPGRNMAFKLSSELVDAAKGSGDAIRKKEETHRMAEANRAFAHFR; translated from the coding sequence atgattttagccCTTATAAAAGTTCTAAAAAAACGGATTCCTCCTTTCACGCTCATGTCACGGCGAGGTACTGCAGAAGAAAAAACCGCAAAATCCGATCCAATTTATCGTAATCGATTAGTTAACATGTTGGTTAACCGTATTCTGAAACACGGAAAAAAATCATTGGCTTATCAAATTCTCTATCGAGCTATGAAAAAGATTCAACAAAAGACAGAAACAAATCCACTATCTGTTTTACGTCAAGCAATACGTGGAGTAACTCCCGATATAGCAGTAAAAGCAAGACGCGTAGGCGGATCAACTCATCAAGTTCCCGTTGAAATAGGATCCGCACAAGGAAAAGCACTTGCCATTCGTTGGTTATTGGGGGCATCCCGAAAACGTCCGGGTCGAAATATGGCTTTCAAATTAAGTTCCGAATTAGTGGATGCTGCCAAAGGTAGTGGCGATGCCATACGCAAAAAGGAAGAGACTCATAGAATGGCAGAGGCAAATAGAGCTTTTGCACATTTTCGTTAA